In the genome of Cupriavidus malaysiensis, one region contains:
- a CDS encoding glycosyltransferase family 2 protein, with the protein MPTETSYYQSNGPSRDTRRHKPRAPAHGLAILVVTRNSAHGILRLLDGLRPGVRPADWQLIVVDNASRDGSAELVAAQHPWVTLVRSPRDLGFAGAVNLAASRADAHILLLLDPRVSATPACIAQGLQRMWSEPGVGIAGGRLLGDDGSDRPSARRFPSLLNEALALSGLAARFPRSRLCGRADRTCCDPAVPAEVDWVPGAFAFVRTTLFAALGGFDLRFFRYYEEVDLCRRARGHGYTVQYWPELRVRHAGGDLPGAGAQLTPWHMRSALLYHRKHHGWLTAWASNRLASAWHGLRALRHWRFAKAGGARGDKYRQSRQHVAQLRRAWHDTMGGRVSPPTPW; encoded by the coding sequence ATGCCGACTGAAACCTCGTACTACCAGTCCAACGGCCCGTCCCGCGACACGCGCCGCCACAAGCCCCGCGCGCCGGCACACGGCCTGGCGATCCTGGTCGTCACCCGCAACTCGGCGCACGGCATCCTGCGCCTGCTGGACGGCCTGCGCCCCGGCGTGCGGCCGGCCGACTGGCAGCTCATCGTGGTCGACAACGCCTCGCGCGACGGCAGCGCCGAGCTGGTCGCCGCGCAGCACCCCTGGGTCACGCTGGTGCGCAGCCCGCGCGACCTCGGCTTCGCCGGCGCGGTCAACCTCGCCGCCAGCCGCGCCGATGCGCACATCCTGCTGCTGCTCGATCCCCGCGTATCGGCCACGCCGGCCTGCATCGCGCAAGGCCTGCAGCGCATGTGGTCGGAACCGGGCGTCGGCATCGCCGGCGGGCGCCTGCTGGGTGACGACGGCAGCGACCGGCCCTCGGCCCGGCGCTTCCCCTCGCTGCTCAACGAAGCGCTGGCGCTGAGCGGCCTGGCGGCGCGCTTCCCGCGCTCGCGCCTGTGCGGCCGCGCGGACCGCACCTGCTGCGATCCCGCCGTGCCCGCCGAAGTCGACTGGGTGCCGGGCGCCTTCGCCTTCGTGCGCACGACACTGTTCGCGGCGCTCGGCGGCTTCGACCTGCGCTTCTTCCGCTACTACGAAGAGGTGGACCTGTGCCGTCGCGCGCGCGGCCACGGTTACACGGTGCAGTACTGGCCGGAACTGCGCGTGCGCCATGCCGGCGGTGACCTCCCCGGCGCCGGCGCCCAGCTCACGCCGTGGCACATGCGCAGCGCACTGCTGTATCACCGCAAGCACCACGGCTGGCTGACGGCCTGGGCCAGCAACCGGCTCGCATCCGCCTGGCACGGCCTGCGCGCGCTGCGCCACTGGCGCTTCGCCAAGGCCGGCGGCGCGCGCGGCGACAAGTACCGGCAGTCGCGCCAGCACGTGGCGCAGCTGCGCCGCGCCTGGCACGACACCATGGGCGGGCGCGTCTCGCCGCCCACGCCGTGGTGA
- a CDS encoding glycosyltransferase family 4 protein, whose amino-acid sequence MMATPLLYILPSGELSGTERMAIRTLQHLADSFDGVIVAPPGPVHAHASQCGLRSESFRSSAGLARLLWRAARREPELAVASLDLSQAFLVVLAQALGRARVRHLHIVRGGSDERLSYGYKRLLQPFPVAFVAVSDFVRERLVAHGVDAARISVVENFIEPSAVAWRPVFREAGVRRVLMLSRLDRIKRAGLLLQAVRSHPALGAMQFDLYGSGEQEAELRAAAAGLPNVTLHGFRADAAGQLRSSDLLVHTCAEEPFGLVVLEAFAAGVPVLVPNAGGAGGLVRHGETGFHYAANDPDALADALQALQSAPAALLNAVVANARAELSDRFHPARLAQRYRDLLQPRG is encoded by the coding sequence ATGATGGCCACGCCTCTCCTCTACATCCTCCCCAGCGGTGAGCTATCCGGCACCGAGCGGATGGCCATCCGCACGCTGCAGCACCTCGCCGACAGCTTCGACGGCGTGATCGTGGCGCCGCCGGGACCGGTGCATGCGCACGCCAGCCAGTGCGGGCTGCGCAGCGAGAGCTTCCGGTCGAGCGCCGGCCTGGCGCGCCTGCTGTGGCGCGCCGCGCGCCGCGAGCCCGAGCTCGCGGTGGCCTCGCTCGACCTGTCGCAGGCCTTCCTGGTGGTGCTGGCGCAGGCCCTGGGGCGCGCGCGCGTGCGCCACCTGCACATCGTGCGCGGGGGCAGCGACGAACGCCTCAGCTACGGCTACAAGCGCCTGCTGCAGCCGTTCCCGGTGGCTTTCGTCGCGGTCTCCGACTTCGTGCGCGAACGGCTGGTCGCGCACGGGGTGGACGCCGCGCGCATCAGCGTGGTGGAGAACTTCATCGAGCCGTCGGCGGTGGCCTGGCGCCCGGTGTTCCGCGAGGCCGGCGTGCGGCGCGTACTGATGCTGAGCCGGCTCGACCGCATCAAGCGCGCGGGCCTGCTGCTGCAGGCGGTGCGCAGCCATCCGGCCCTGGGCGCCATGCAATTCGACCTGTACGGCAGCGGTGAACAGGAAGCGGAACTGCGCGCGGCCGCGGCCGGGCTGCCCAATGTCACGCTGCACGGCTTCCGTGCCGACGCGGCCGGCCAGCTGCGCAGCTCGGACCTGCTGGTCCACACCTGCGCCGAGGAGCCGTTCGGCCTGGTGGTGCTGGAAGCCTTTGCCGCCGGCGTGCCGGTGCTGGTGCCCAATGCCGGCGGTGCCGGCGGCCTGGTGCGGCACGGCGAGACCGGCTTCCACTATGCGGCCAACGATCCCGACGCGCTTGCCGACGCGCTGCAGGCACTGCAGTCGGCCCCGGCCGCGCTGCTCAACGCGGTGGTGGCCAATGCCCGCGCCGAACTGTCGGACCGTTTCCACCCGGCCCGGCTGGCGCAGCGCTACCGCGACCTGCTGCAGCCGCGCGGCTGA
- a CDS encoding sensor domain-containing diguanylate cyclase, whose product MTMLRSLYRRLGLGHLVLALAVFSLLAAFANTFYSAYRVQREILLTNALEANRVYAAKLADSTSNFVRSAQQQLAVSASLLGARPFGRQALEDEAWRLLHQTDSFNSVLIVDARGTVLAVMPTTLNLAGKQLDSEGARAALDARQPRITQAYVSAAGNLVVNISQPILGKDGRYLGYVAGSIYLREKGILHALLGEHYYRDGSYLYVVDRAGRILYHPDSGRIGKVARDNPIVADVIAGKAGTRRIANSRNIDMLAGFAPVPVAGWGIVAQRPVAATLAEMDRLTLAVLRDTVPLVIASLLAAWYLAGLIAKPLRQLAQATGEKDTAATLRSIQGIRAWYFEARQLKQAVLEGLATLQAQIGALNEAAVTDPMTGLRNRRALSAQLRNWGAAAQPFAVIAIDVDRFKRVNDTYGHEAGDKVICHIARLMRECSRQGDFLCRAGGEEFLMLLPGCGAAEAMLIAERLRQRTAATPAPGVCAVTVSLGVASWPESHGSMERVLALADAALYAAKEQGRNRTVADASLDLPDAPRPPAPRSAG is encoded by the coding sequence ATGACGATGTTACGCAGCCTGTATCGCCGGCTCGGCCTTGGGCACCTGGTCCTGGCCCTGGCGGTCTTCTCCTTGCTTGCTGCCTTCGCGAATACCTTCTATTCCGCCTACCGCGTGCAGCGCGAGATCCTGCTGACCAACGCGCTCGAAGCCAACCGGGTCTATGCGGCGAAACTGGCCGACAGCACCTCCAACTTCGTCAGGTCGGCCCAGCAGCAACTGGCCGTCAGCGCCTCCCTGCTGGGCGCCAGGCCCTTCGGGCGGCAGGCGCTGGAAGACGAAGCCTGGCGCCTGCTGCACCAGACCGACTCGTTCAACTCGGTGCTGATCGTCGACGCGCGCGGCACGGTGCTGGCCGTGATGCCGACCACGCTGAACCTCGCCGGCAAACAACTGGACAGCGAAGGCGCGCGCGCGGCGCTCGATGCCCGGCAGCCGCGCATCACCCAGGCCTACGTGTCCGCCGCCGGCAACCTCGTGGTCAATATCTCGCAGCCGATCCTGGGCAAGGACGGGCGCTACCTCGGCTATGTGGCGGGCTCGATCTACCTGCGGGAAAAGGGCATCCTGCATGCGCTGCTGGGCGAGCACTACTATCGCGACGGCTCCTACCTCTATGTGGTCGACCGCGCCGGCCGCATTCTCTACCACCCGGACAGCGGCAGGATCGGCAAGGTCGCCAGGGACAACCCGATCGTCGCGGACGTCATCGCCGGCAAGGCCGGCACGCGCCGGATCGCCAATAGCAGGAACATCGACATGCTCGCCGGCTTCGCTCCGGTGCCGGTCGCGGGCTGGGGCATCGTGGCGCAGCGCCCTGTCGCGGCGACACTGGCCGAGATGGACCGCCTCACGCTCGCCGTGCTGCGCGATACCGTGCCGCTCGTGATCGCTTCGCTGCTGGCCGCCTGGTACCTGGCCGGGCTGATCGCCAAACCCCTGCGCCAGCTCGCGCAGGCGACCGGGGAAAAGGACACGGCGGCCACCCTGCGCAGCATCCAGGGCATCCGTGCCTGGTACTTCGAGGCGAGGCAGCTCAAGCAGGCGGTGCTGGAAGGCCTCGCCACGCTGCAGGCGCAGATCGGCGCCCTCAACGAGGCCGCCGTCACCGACCCCATGACGGGCCTGCGCAACCGGCGCGCCCTGTCGGCGCAGCTGCGCAACTGGGGCGCCGCCGCCCAGCCCTTCGCGGTCATCGCCATCGACGTGGACCGCTTCAAGCGCGTCAACGACACGTACGGGCACGAGGCGGGGGACAAGGTGATCTGCCACATCGCCAGGCTCATGCGCGAATGCTCGCGCCAAGGCGATTTCCTGTGCCGGGCCGGTGGCGAGGAATTCCTCATGCTGCTGCCCGGCTGCGGCGCGGCCGAGGCCATGCTGATCGCCGAACGGCTGCGCCAGCGCACCGCCGCCACGCCCGCGCCAGGCGTCTGCGCGGTGACGGTCTCGCTCGGCGTCGCCAGCTGGCCCGAGTCGCACGGCAGCATGGAGCGGGTGCTGGCGCTGGCGGACGCCGCCCTCTATGCGGCGAAGGAACAGGGGCGGAACCGGACCGTGGCCGACGCCTCCCTCGACCTGCCGGACGCGCCCCGTCCCCCGGCGCCACGCTCCGCCGGCTGA
- a CDS encoding glycosyltransferase yields MPNPPLHHTRDSLYGTAGHPGCTTAPDISVVVIGHDDGARLRRCLDSVHGADWRGLAYELIYVEAGPVGGSPAQGIRPGSAAGRNAGWRSAHATAVLFLDGDTLLAPAFPRLALAALRRGRYAAVWGDGHEAASGRAADRGANALFRLDALIEAGGFDDSLDTGAGPELCRQLRATGWRILLLDAPATPHEVAVPRTVPPVSQARCGTTRAGRAQAKVPAHCRQRDNAQQLRDIHRNLLHGAAIAALPLVLAAALAAGPAASAAVAGAALLAMLRAAMHRCLVDGNERSAALHLVHSPLRKLPIPWHRLRSGWPARHGGAPALTDYTLRAYDASLHAHPGITFAARRRAGQGEPR; encoded by the coding sequence ATGCCGAATCCTCCCCTGCACCACACCCGCGACAGCCTGTACGGAACGGCCGGCCACCCCGGCTGCACGACCGCCCCCGACATCTCGGTGGTGGTGATCGGACACGACGACGGGGCCCGCCTGCGGCGCTGCCTCGACAGCGTGCACGGCGCCGACTGGCGCGGCCTGGCCTACGAGCTGATCTACGTCGAGGCCGGTCCGGTCGGTGGCAGCCCGGCCCAGGGCATCCGCCCCGGCAGCGCGGCCGGCCGCAATGCGGGCTGGCGGAGCGCGCACGCCACCGCGGTGCTGTTCCTCGACGGCGATACCCTGCTCGCCCCCGCCTTCCCCCGGCTGGCGCTGGCCGCGCTGCGGCGCGGACGCTACGCCGCCGTATGGGGCGACGGGCACGAGGCGGCCTCCGGCCGGGCCGCCGATCGCGGCGCCAACGCCCTGTTCCGCCTCGACGCGCTAATCGAGGCCGGCGGCTTCGACGACAGCCTGGACACCGGCGCGGGACCGGAGCTGTGCCGCCAGCTGCGCGCCACGGGCTGGCGCATCCTCCTGCTGGACGCACCCGCGACCCCGCACGAGGTTGCCGTCCCCCGCACCGTCCCCCCCGTCAGCCAGGCCCGGTGCGGCACCACGCGCGCAGGCCGGGCGCAGGCCAAGGTCCCGGCGCACTGCCGCCAGCGCGACAACGCGCAGCAGCTGCGCGACATCCACCGCAACCTGCTGCATGGCGCCGCCATCGCGGCGCTGCCCCTGGTACTGGCCGCCGCCCTGGCGGCGGGGCCGGCGGCCAGCGCGGCCGTGGCCGGCGCGGCGCTGCTGGCCATGCTGCGCGCGGCCATGCACAGGTGCCTGGTGGACGGCAACGAACGCTCCGCCGCGCTTCACCTCGTGCACTCGCCCCTGCGGAAGCTGCCGATCCCGTGGCACCGGCTGCGCAGCGGCTGGCCGGCGCGGCACGGCGGTGCTCCCGCGCTGACCGACTACACGCTGCGGGCGTACGACGCTTCCCTGCACGCGCACCCCGGCATCACCTTCGCCGCGCGGCGCCGCGCCGGGCAGGGAGAGCCGCGATGA